One window of Alkaliphilus metalliredigens QYMF genomic DNA carries:
- a CDS encoding sensor histidine kinase yields the protein MNFIEYVKERWITYLYIMLAFTFSLVVYLLDKSFNISQSNANYIMTGWGLLFMTFVALDYGIFNSRVKRFMRYCDLKASFEELDDFAYPTDKIYAALVHNLVVEYEQYKADIDTKATEELEFITKWIHDVKVPISAARLTLENHEHDLSRDLYQSIDTEMFAIEESVQRVFYELKSNRFYDDYKIQKVSTKRLIAHALKGYSNFFSYNKIQISIEGEMYQVLTDEKWSGYILSQIISNAVKYTPYGGHIIINARKNDNEITLSIKNSGKGILGKDIGQVFNKGYTSSENRSGMKATGYGLYLSKKLSNMLGHRLTAESQYGEYAIFNLTFIENETIHHVTKM from the coding sequence ATGAATTTTATAGAATATGTAAAAGAAAGATGGATCACCTATTTATATATCATGCTAGCCTTCACATTCTCTCTAGTAGTTTACTTATTAGACAAAAGTTTTAATATTAGTCAGTCAAATGCCAATTATATCATGACGGGATGGGGTTTGCTATTTATGACCTTTGTAGCACTCGATTATGGGATTTTTAATTCTCGGGTAAAAAGGTTTATGCGGTATTGTGATTTAAAGGCTTCTTTTGAGGAGTTGGATGACTTTGCATATCCTACAGATAAGATATATGCAGCACTTGTACATAACTTAGTAGTGGAGTATGAACAGTACAAGGCGGATATAGATACGAAAGCAACAGAGGAACTGGAATTTATTACAAAGTGGATCCATGATGTGAAGGTACCCATCTCTGCTGCTAGATTGACATTAGAAAATCATGAGCATGATCTCTCTAGAGACTTGTATCAAAGTATTGATACAGAAATGTTTGCCATAGAAGAGTCAGTACAGCGGGTTTTTTATGAACTGAAAAGCAATCGATTTTATGATGACTATAAAATTCAAAAGGTGAGTACTAAAAGACTCATTGCCCATGCCCTCAAGGGATATTCAAACTTTTTTAGCTATAATAAGATCCAAATTTCCATTGAAGGAGAGATGTATCAAGTTTTGACAGATGAAAAATGGAGCGGATATATCTTATCTCAAATCATATCTAATGCTGTGAAATATACGCCATATGGTGGGCACATCATCATCAATGCAAGAAAGAATGATAATGAAATTACCTTATCGATAAAAAATAGTGGCAAGGGTATTTTAGGGAAGGATATAGGGCAAGTATTCAATAAGGGATATACATCATCAGAAAATAGAAGTGGAATGAAGGCCACGGGCTATGGATTATATTTATCAAAAAAACTGAGCAATATGCTAGGACATCGGTTAACGGCGGAATCTCAATATGGTGAATATGCCATCTTTAACTTAACATTTATCGAAAATGAAACCATACATCATGTGACGAAAATGTAA
- a CDS encoding ABC transporter ATP-binding protein, translating into MQIIKAENISKTYGSKKNAKQYRALKSISFEVNEGEFIGVMGASGSGKTTLLNILGSIDKPTSGKFIMDGHDIATLNKNQLAKHRMENIGFIFQDYNLLETMTLKENIILPLALRGIKANVMEEKLFNFARDLGIMEVLDKYPYEVSGGEQQRAAACRALITNPKMILADEPTGNLDSKSGKELLNLLTFINKEYKATILLVTHDVFAASYCQKIMFIRDGEIHNELYAGDNKKQFFDAIIDVMSVIGGEEK; encoded by the coding sequence ATGCAAATAATAAAGGCAGAAAATATCAGCAAAACATATGGAAGTAAGAAAAATGCTAAGCAATATAGGGCTCTAAAGAGCATAAGCTTTGAAGTAAATGAAGGGGAATTTATTGGTGTCATGGGGGCATCTGGGTCTGGAAAAACAACACTGCTTAACATACTAGGTAGTATTGATAAACCAACAAGCGGTAAATTTATAATGGATGGTCATGACATTGCAACACTTAATAAAAATCAGCTTGCTAAGCACAGAATGGAAAATATTGGTTTTATCTTTCAAGACTATAATTTGCTTGAAACCATGACACTTAAAGAAAATATTATTTTACCATTAGCATTGAGGGGGATCAAGGCAAATGTCATGGAGGAGAAGCTTTTTAACTTTGCCAGAGATTTAGGAATTATGGAAGTGCTAGATAAATATCCTTATGAAGTTTCTGGAGGAGAGCAGCAACGGGCTGCAGCATGTCGTGCCCTGATTACAAATCCAAAGATGATTCTTGCGGATGAACCCACAGGTAATCTTGACTCAAAATCAGGAAAAGAGCTGCTCAACCTTTTAACATTTATAAACAAAGAATATAAAGCCACGATTCTATTGGTAACCCATGATGTCTTTGCCGCAAGCTATTGTCAGAAAATCATGTTTATCCGCGATGGAGAGATACACAATGAATTGTATGCAGGAGATAATAAAAAACAATTTTTTGATGCCATTATTGATGTGATGAGTGTTATTGGAGGTGAGGAAAAGTGA
- a CDS encoding ABC transporter permease, whose translation MNLTSLAIRNIKRNLKKYMMYFFSLTFSVFTAYSFLALIQNQQVMTAFTYDIRYRSMLSTFGVIIMVFVMFFLINSNNSFIKARKKEISTYALFGMKNGKIGKLLFVETMIVGFTALVMGIGTGIFFSKLTAMILLNISLAAFTGDISFTVDLKAIYTTIVLFISIFSIMGLTGLRVINKFELVDLFKADEISEGKSEGSTTLLILSLILIGTGYYLAASGDPQRVVMAAIPILLLVITGTYLFFWGGLPKVLNLMKRNKNSYYQGVNLISTSAFSHRMRSIGSLMATIAVLSAVATTAIATGFTLYTNIEKDTYDTIGYDIYFYGGQEIVMEDIYAAFEKNGVKITGEYTTDRYTSAPEMERVDVGGNQYISSEENYFRVYSESIYNNLISLSKSELKPTDINPGEAMYVHQYMTTPAINKGIENGIVEQKLTFSNQDIQITKTLRSGILAFGALHTIILNDDDFDALLQSGDISNLNENGTPYDQVTVFNYENPLQSHELSGELTQILSGKVGSFRIAYNHYTESLEIFGLVCFIGFFMSAVFILMTASLLYFKQVMAAEEERHQYIILRKIGMNSEVEKTVIAKRLLPVFLIPLVMGIVHSIFAMKTADTIVFSNIIPVENSYLTVLAFSAVMYGAYAMVYGIFYFITKEQYSKIVR comes from the coding sequence GTGAATTTGACCTCATTAGCCATTCGAAACATAAAGAGGAATTTAAAAAAATATATGATGTATTTTTTTTCCCTAACATTTAGTGTATTTACGGCATATTCATTTCTTGCTTTGATTCAGAATCAACAAGTTATGACGGCTTTTACCTATGATATTAGATATCGGTCAATGCTGTCAACTTTTGGTGTCATCATCATGGTATTTGTAATGTTCTTTTTAATAAATTCCAATAACAGCTTTATAAAAGCAAGAAAGAAAGAGATTTCTACCTATGCCTTGTTTGGCATGAAAAATGGAAAGATAGGGAAGCTGCTTTTCGTGGAGACCATGATAGTTGGTTTTACAGCTCTTGTTATGGGAATAGGTACAGGTATATTCTTTTCAAAATTGACAGCAATGATTCTATTGAATATCTCCTTGGCTGCCTTTACTGGTGATATTAGCTTTACTGTGGATTTAAAGGCCATTTATACAACTATTGTGCTATTTATATCCATATTCTCTATAATGGGCTTAACAGGTCTGAGAGTGATTAATAAATTTGAATTAGTGGATTTATTTAAGGCTGATGAAATATCAGAGGGTAAGTCTGAAGGCTCAACCACCCTATTAATTTTATCCCTTATATTGATTGGGACGGGCTATTATTTAGCTGCCAGTGGCGATCCGCAGCGGGTTGTGATGGCTGCCATCCCTATATTACTTCTTGTTATTACAGGAACTTATCTATTTTTCTGGGGCGGATTACCCAAGGTTTTAAACTTGATGAAAAGGAATAAAAATAGTTACTATCAAGGTGTTAATCTCATATCTACTTCAGCATTTTCTCATAGAATGAGATCCATTGGATCTTTGATGGCCACCATTGCAGTATTATCTGCCGTTGCCACTACTGCAATTGCAACGGGATTTACACTTTACACAAATATAGAAAAAGACACATATGATACCATTGGTTATGATATATATTTCTATGGGGGGCAAGAAATAGTGATGGAGGATATATATGCCGCCTTTGAAAAAAACGGTGTTAAAATCACAGGCGAATATACTACTGATCGATACACATCAGCTCCCGAGATGGAAAGAGTGGATGTAGGTGGTAATCAGTATATATCTAGTGAAGAAAATTACTTTAGGGTATATTCTGAATCTATTTACAACAACTTAATTTCTTTATCAAAAAGTGAATTAAAGCCTACTGATATAAACCCTGGTGAAGCAATGTATGTACATCAATATATGACCACGCCAGCTATTAATAAAGGGATTGAAAATGGGATTGTGGAACAAAAATTGACTTTCTCTAATCAAGATATACAAATAACTAAGACACTGCGTTCGGGGATCCTTGCCTTTGGGGCATTGCATACCATTATCTTAAATGACGATGATTTTGATGCACTTCTTCAAAGTGGAGACATTTCAAATCTTAATGAAAATGGAACGCCTTATGATCAGGTGACTGTATTCAATTACGAAAATCCTTTGCAATCTCATGAATTAAGTGGTGAATTAACACAAATACTGTCGGGTAAAGTAGGAAGCTTTAGAATTGCATATAATCATTACACTGAGTCTCTAGAAATTTTTGGTCTCGTATGCTTTATTGGCTTTTTTATGAGTGCTGTATTTATATTGATGACAGCAAGTCTTTTATATTTTAAGCAAGTCATGGCAGCAGAGGAAGAACGACATCAATATATAATTTTAAGAAAAATTGGTATGAATAGTGAGGTTGAGAAAACGGTCATTGCCAAGAGATTACTTCCCGTTTTTTTGATTCCCCTTGTGATGGGTATTGTCCATAGTATATTTGCCATGAAGACCGCTGACACCATTGTATTTTCCAACATAATACCTGTTGAAAATTCTTATTTAACCGTTCTTGCCTTTTCAGCTGTGATGTACGGTGCATATGCAATGGTATATGGAATATTTTACTTTATAACAAAGGAACAATATTCCAAAATCGTTAGGTAG
- the prxU gene encoding thioredoxin-dependent peroxiredoxin (Most members of this family contain a selenocysteine.) codes for MTEEIKAGCVRPELMAKPEENVHETVKTEKKEEEQNMIRVGKPAPLFTAPAFHEGKFVNVSLEDYKGKWVLLCFYPGDFTFVUATEISAVAEKYPELKALDVQVLSMSVDSVFVHKMWNDHELSKMIDKDIPYPMLSDQDGRIGKMYGIYDEDSGVETRGRFIIDPDGNVQGYEVLTPPVGRNVEESIRQVKAFQLVRETKGGEVAPSGWKPGKTTLKPGPDLVGNVWKVWKVSEAFED; via the coding sequence TTGACTGAAGAAATCAAAGCAGGTTGTGTAAGGCCAGAATTGATGGCAAAACCAGAAGAAAATGTACATGAAACAGTAAAAACTGAGAAAAAAGAGGAGGAGCAAAATATGATAAGAGTAGGAAAACCAGCACCATTGTTTACTGCCCCAGCTTTTCATGAGGGGAAATTTGTCAATGTCAGTTTAGAAGATTATAAAGGAAAATGGGTATTATTATGTTTTTATCCAGGAGACTTCACCTTTGTCTGAGCAACAGAAATTTCAGCAGTTGCTGAAAAATATCCAGAGCTTAAAGCCTTAGATGTACAGGTTTTATCCATGAGTGTAGACTCTGTATTCGTCCACAAAATGTGGAATGATCATGAATTATCCAAAATGATTGATAAGGATATCCCTTATCCGATGCTATCCGACCAAGATGGCAGAATCGGAAAAATGTATGGCATATATGATGAGGATAGTGGCGTAGAGACAAGGGGAAGATTTATAATAGATCCAGATGGCAACGTTCAAGGATATGAAGTACTGACACCACCTGTGGGAAGAAATGTAGAAGAGTCTATCAGACAAGTCAAGGCGTTTCAATTAGTCAGAGAAACAAAGGGTGGAGAGGTTGCCCCTTCCGGCTGGAAACCAGGAAAAACAACCTTGAAGCCTGGACCAGATCTTGTGGGTAATGTGTGGAAGGTTTGGAAGGTCAGCGAGGCATTTGAAGATTAA
- a CDS encoding DUF134 domain-containing protein: MPRPKKWRKVCCLPESNLFGPLTPHYRDREIIMMTVEEYEAVRLIDLEGMNQEECAEKMNVARTTAQRIYNDAKKKIADALVNGKIIKIEGGDYKLCSDSEPMYECGGCRRHSCGT; this comes from the coding sequence ATGCCAAGGCCAAAAAAATGGAGAAAAGTATGTTGTTTACCGGAAAGCAATTTATTTGGACCATTAACACCACATTATCGTGACCGTGAAATCATTATGATGACCGTTGAAGAATATGAAGCGGTTCGCTTGATTGATTTAGAAGGCATGAATCAGGAAGAATGTGCTGAAAAAATGAATGTGGCTCGAACCACAGCTCAGAGGATTTATAATGATGCTAAAAAGAAAATTGCTGATGCACTAGTTAATGGGAAAATAATTAAGATTGAAGGAGGAGATTACAAGCTTTGCAGCGATAGTGAACCCATGTATGAATGTGGAGGATGCCGAAGACATAGCTGTGGTACCTAA
- a CDS encoding NifB/NifX family molybdenum-iron cluster-binding protein gives MKIVMPVDDKTMETSVCQSFGRTPYFLIYETETKEHTFIDNSGAASQGGAGIKAAQVIVDQKAEVLLTPRCGENAAEVIKAANISIYKTMNQSVQNNINAYNTGTLPLLTEIHAGFHNHGGN, from the coding sequence ATGAAAATAGTAATGCCAGTAGATGATAAAACAATGGAAACCAGTGTATGCCAATCCTTTGGCCGTACACCTTACTTCTTAATTTATGAGACAGAGACCAAAGAACATACTTTTATTGATAATAGTGGAGCAGCTAGTCAAGGTGGTGCAGGGATCAAAGCGGCACAGGTGATTGTAGATCAAAAGGCAGAAGTATTATTGACACCAAGATGTGGAGAAAATGCAGCAGAAGTTATTAAAGCAGCCAATATTTCTATTTATAAAACCATGAACCAATCGGTTCAAAATAATATCAACGCATACAATACGGGGACGTTACCCTTGCTAACAGAAATCCATGCAGGATTCCATAATCATGGAGGGAACTAA
- a CDS encoding nucleotide-binding protein, with the protein MEGTKIKIAVLSGKGGTGKTLVAVNLAAIAKNSVYIDCDVEEPNGHLFFKPEQLKRHDISVKIPVVDEKLCTGCRSCVAFCKFNALAYINHKLMVFDEICHSCGGCSLFCPEKALSEREKVIGVVQNGKSEDVRVISGIMNVGETSGVPIIKEILKYANEYQDITVIDCPPGSACTVMESIKDADYCILVAEPTLFGVHNLNMVHDLVTLFNKPYGVVLNKCVQSENPAETYCTEKNINVLGKILFDNELGTINSNGLIAIRQSDKYFDVFNQLLHKVSEEVQHETVVNP; encoded by the coding sequence ATGGAGGGAACTAAAATAAAAATAGCAGTGCTCAGTGGTAAAGGAGGCACTGGAAAAACACTTGTAGCGGTCAACTTGGCAGCCATAGCTAAAAACTCTGTTTACATAGATTGTGATGTGGAAGAGCCTAATGGCCACTTGTTTTTTAAGCCTGAACAGCTAAAACGGCATGATATTTCTGTGAAAATTCCAGTTGTAGATGAAAAGCTTTGCACTGGATGTCGTAGCTGTGTGGCGTTTTGCAAGTTCAATGCATTGGCTTACATCAATCATAAACTGATGGTTTTTGATGAAATTTGTCATTCTTGTGGTGGTTGCAGCTTGTTTTGTCCAGAAAAAGCTTTATCCGAAAGGGAAAAGGTAATTGGAGTGGTTCAAAATGGAAAATCTGAAGATGTCAGGGTCATTTCAGGAATTATGAATGTAGGGGAAACATCAGGTGTTCCAATAATCAAAGAGATATTGAAATATGCTAATGAATATCAAGACATTACGGTAATAGACTGCCCACCGGGGAGTGCCTGCACCGTAATGGAAAGCATAAAAGATGCTGATTATTGTATTTTAGTAGCAGAACCAACTTTGTTTGGGGTTCATAATTTGAATATGGTGCATGACTTGGTAACGCTTTTTAATAAACCATATGGGGTGGTGTTGAATAAATGTGTTCAAAGCGAAAATCCAGCTGAAACCTATTGTACTGAAAAGAATATCAACGTTTTAGGTAAAATTCTTTTTGACAATGAACTGGGGACAATTAATTCCAATGGGTTAATTGCTATTAGACAGAGCGATAAATATTTCGACGTCTTCAATCAATTGCTACACAAGGTAAGTGAGGAGGTGCAACATGAAACAGTTGTTAATCCTTAG
- a CDS encoding ATP-binding protein: MKQLLILSGKGGTGKTTMATAFIKLSSATAYADCDVDAPNLHLLMHQSAKAIESDYFGMPKAEINSQICVQCDLCRENCRFDAINFDDGYHVDPFVCEGCGVCEELCPVGAVSLKPEKAGDLMLYKEDVVFSRAQLKMGSGTSGMLVTEVKKSMKSAAEDAEFAIIDGSPGIGCPVIASLSGVDMVLIVAEPSISGIRDMERIIETARKFQARIAVCTNKFDTNIEIAESIEAFCKKNNLPFVGRVPFDLEAVEAINKGNSIIDSDSTSGFATRVVYKRTMELLSK, from the coding sequence ATGAAACAGTTGTTAATCCTTAGCGGCAAAGGTGGAACAGGAAAAACCACCATGGCCACAGCATTCATCAAGCTATCCAGTGCGACAGCTTACGCTGATTGTGATGTGGATGCACCAAATCTACATTTATTGATGCATCAATCCGCAAAGGCTATAGAATCTGATTACTTTGGTATGCCAAAGGCAGAAATTAATTCTCAAATATGTGTTCAGTGTGATCTTTGTAGAGAGAATTGTCGCTTTGATGCAATCAATTTCGATGATGGCTATCATGTAGACCCATTTGTTTGTGAAGGTTGTGGTGTTTGTGAAGAACTTTGTCCTGTAGGGGCAGTATCTTTAAAGCCTGAAAAAGCAGGAGATTTAATGCTATACAAAGAAGATGTTGTCTTTTCGAGGGCCCAACTAAAAATGGGCAGTGGTACCTCTGGGATGTTGGTTACGGAAGTTAAAAAAAGCATGAAGTCTGCTGCTGAGGATGCTGAGTTCGCCATCATAGACGGCTCCCCAGGAATAGGTTGTCCAGTGATTGCGTCCCTCAGTGGTGTTGATATGGTATTAATTGTTGCAGAGCCATCCATTTCTGGAATAAGGGACATGGAACGTATTATTGAAACGGCTAGGAAGTTTCAAGCAAGAATTGCTGTTTGTACAAACAAATTTGATACCAATATAGAAATTGCTGAAAGTATAGAGGCATTTTGCAAAAAAAATAATTTGCCCTTTGTTGGGAGAGTGCCATTTGACCTAGAAGCAGTAGAAGCTATTAATAAGGGGAACAGCATTATAGACAGTGATAGTACTTCAGGTTTTGCAACAAGAGTGGTTTATAAAAGAACAATGGAATTGCTTTCTAAATAA
- a CDS encoding NifB/NifX family molybdenum-iron cluster-binding protein, which yields MKIAVASEQNKVTGHFGHCENFNIYIAENSKIVKSETVANPGHKPGFLPNFLNDLGVNVIISGGMGGGAVDIFNEKGIEVIVGAKGEAKNAVELYLQGQLKSTGSVCHEHQHHDDCRD from the coding sequence ATGAAAATTGCAGTTGCAAGTGAACAAAACAAGGTAACGGGGCATTTTGGTCATTGTGAGAACTTTAATATTTACATTGCAGAGAATAGTAAGATTGTTAAGAGTGAAACTGTAGCAAATCCAGGTCATAAACCGGGATTTTTGCCAAATTTCTTAAATGATCTTGGTGTTAACGTCATCATTTCTGGTGGGATGGGCGGTGGTGCTGTTGACATATTTAATGAAAAAGGAATTGAAGTGATTGTTGGTGCAAAGGGAGAAGCGAAAAATGCAGTGGAACTCTATTTACAAGGCCAACTGAAGTCGACAGGCTCTGTGTGTCATGAACATCAACATCATGATGATTGTAGAGATTAA
- a CDS encoding HAD family hydrolase, with product MISVDIPGHGKIEIKNLVLDYNGTLAKDGILIPGVPELIEDLSHLVDLYVITADTFGSVEFEMKGLPITIIGIETKDEREAKLGLIQKLSSRVTASIGNGNNDAWMLEESRIGICIIGEEGCSMKAMNSANIIISDIKNALELFIYPNRLKATLRF from the coding sequence ATGATAAGTGTTGATATACCTGGACATGGTAAAATTGAAATTAAAAATTTAGTTTTAGATTATAACGGTACCTTAGCTAAAGATGGTATTCTAATCCCTGGTGTTCCAGAATTGATAGAGGATCTTTCACATTTGGTTGATTTATATGTCATAACTGCAGACACATTTGGAAGTGTTGAATTTGAAATGAAGGGACTTCCAATAACAATTATTGGGATTGAAACAAAGGATGAAAGAGAAGCAAAGCTAGGGCTCATTCAAAAACTGAGTTCAAGGGTTACGGCTTCAATAGGAAATGGCAATAATGATGCATGGATGCTTGAGGAATCAAGAATTGGAATATGTATTATAGGAGAAGAAGGATGTTCCATGAAGGCAATGAATAGTGCAAACATAATCATAAGTGATATTAAAAATGCACTTGAACTATTCATCTATCCAAATAGACTTAAAGCAACATTGAGATTTTGA